The following are from one region of the Takifugu rubripes chromosome 16, fTakRub1.2, whole genome shotgun sequence genome:
- the fglce gene encoding hatching enzyme precursor (The RefSeq protein has 2 substitutions compared to this genomic sequence), translating into MVGATVSLLLLLLGLCTAHKPLQTDKVDPTEKEDITTTILRMNNGSSEFLLEGDLYIPKTRNVMKCLNKAFNCLWPKSSDGKVWIPYIISDKYDAEENDAIVTAMKDFHGKTCIRFRPRKEERMYLSFQPRHGCFSAMGRVGEKQVVSLQRFGCVNHGVIQHELLHALGFYHEHTRSDRDNYITILWENIIDHHVYNFNKKDTINLDTPYDYSFIMHYGRGAFGMNRKETLIPYPDSSVEIGQRDGMSEIDVLRVNRLYKCHGY; encoded by the exons atggtCGGAGCAACcgtttctctcctgctgctgcttctgggtCTTTGTACCGCTCATAAG CCTCTTCAAACCGATAAAG TGGACCCGACTGAGAAGGAGGACATCACGACCACCATCCTCAGGATGAACAATG GGTCCAGCGAGTTCCTCCTGGAGGGAGATTTGTACATTCCCAAAACCAGGAACGCAATGAAATGCTTGAATAAAGCTTTTAACTGCCTGTGGCCCAAATCTTCCGATGGGAAAGTGTGGATCCCCTACATTATCAGCGATAAGTACG ATGCCGAGGAGAATGACGCCATTGTGACGGCCATGAAGGATTTTCACGGCAAGACCTGCATCCGCTTCCGGCCGCGAAAGGAGGAGCGGATGTACCTGAGCTTTCAGCCGCGACACGG CTGTTTCTCCGCCATGGGCCGCGTTGGGGAGAAGCAGGTGGTGTCGCTGCAGCGCTTCGGCTGCGTCAACCACGGCGTCATCCAGCACGAGCTGCTGCACGCTCTGGGATTCTACCACGAACACACCCGCAGCGACCGGGACAACTACATCACCATCCTCTGGGAGAACATCATCGACC ATCACGTCTACAACTTCAACAAGAAGGACACCATTAATCTGGACACCCCGTACGACTACAGCTCCATCATGCACTACGGAAG AGGTGCCTTCGGGATGAACAGGAAGGAAACCTTGATTCCGTACCCGGACAGCTCTGTTGAGATCGGCCAGAGAGACGGCATGTCCGAAATCGACGTCCTCAGGGTCAACAGGCTCTACAAGTGCCACGGTTACTGA